A genomic region of Bactrocera dorsalis isolate Fly_Bdor chromosome 3, ASM2337382v1, whole genome shotgun sequence contains the following coding sequences:
- the LOC125777546 gene encoding uncharacterized protein LOC125777546 has product MELRSIIDAAPTSARYQFIRTKLIEIFTESQQRRLQRVLRDMPLGDRRPSDLFNEMKRAAGSALSESILHDLWVNRLPPYAQAAIIATNVPIVDKLKIADSIVETMQMREVRIHEVSASNHTTDNDLRTEIAELKQRFDRVTSSEKTRARSRSKTPVRPHNINSGEMCWYHAKFGPNAKKCRQPCKFAQSTSPNGKQ; this is encoded by the coding sequence ATGGAGTTGCGCTCCATAATAGATGCTGCGCCCACGTCTGCGCGATATCAATTCATTCGTACCAAATTGATAGAAATTTTCACTGAGAGCCAGCAACGCCGCCTACAACGTGTATTGCGCGACATGCCATTGGGCGACCGCCGCCCGAGCGACCTGTTTAACGAAATGAAGCGCGCTGCTGGTTCCGCTCTAAGCGAAAGCATTTTGCATGATTTGTGGGTTAATCGCTTGCCCCCATATGCGCAAGCAGCAATTATAGCAACCAACGTACCTATTGTCGACAAATTAAAAATCGCCGACTCAATAGTGGAGACGATGCAAATGCGTGAAGTTCGTATCCACGAGGTATCCGCATCGAATCATACCACAGACAACGACCTGAGGACCGAAATAGCAGAACTGAAACAGCGTTTTGATAGAGTTACGAGCAGCGAGAAAACACGTGCGCGTTCCAGATCGAAAACACCAGTGCGCCCTCATAACATCAATTCAGGCGAAATGTGCTGGTATCACGCCAAGTTTGGACCAAACGCTAAGAAGTGTCGCCAACCTTGTAAGTTCGCTCAATCTACATCGCCAAATGGCAAACAATAG